From the genome of Miscanthus floridulus cultivar M001 chromosome 10, ASM1932011v1, whole genome shotgun sequence, one region includes:
- the LOC136488780 gene encoding uncharacterized protein yields the protein MRTFMWLQLLNLTDKQWEDILLERKVPKLTALAHEACRDGCITHGTLELWVDEQLKFIMSKVLLTLCMEAEAAPVVCWDRNICLDDETSNPMASHAVEMPGCGHAFHYKCITKWFGQRSTCPMCQRDLSMYLDPAVQRFLSHLIKEDY from the coding sequence ATGAGGACATTCATGTGGCTGCAGCTACTCAACCTCACCGACAAGCAGTGGGAGGACATCCTTCTTGAGCGCAAGGTTCCTAAACTCACGGCCCTAGCGCATGAGGCCTGCCGGGATGGCTGCATCACCCATGGGACGCTTGAGCTTTGGGTTGATGAACAACTCAAGTTCATCATGTCCAAGGTGCTCTTGACGCTTTGCATGGAGGCAGAGGCAGCGCCAGTGGTGTGTTGGGACCGCAACATCTGCCTAGATGATGAAACATCTAATCCTATGGCTAGCCATGCTGTGGAAATGCCCGGTTGTGGCCATGCATTCCACTACAAGTGCATCACCAAGTGGTTCGGCCAGAGATCCACTTGCCCGATGTGCCAACGAGATTTGTCTATGTATCTTGACCCGGCAGTGCAGAGATTTCTCTCGCACCTCATCAAAGAAGATTATTGA